TGGTGGCCTGGCCGATCACCTGCACCTGATCGAGGGTGCGGGCCTCACTGCTGCGCGCTTCAGCGGCATCGCCCTGCGGTGCTTCGGCCAGGGCGTCCAGTGCGGGGGCGATCAGCAGGGCAAGCAGCGAGACACGGGGAAAGCGCGCAGACGTTCGCATCGAGACCGGACCTTCAGAGGAGGGAAGCCCCGGAGTGTCGGCAGTGCCAATGACATCGGCATGACGTGACGATGCAGGAATCGTGTTGTGCGACGGCCGGCACCTGCTGCCTGCTTCAGTACCGCGCGTCCTTGGGTTTCGGGTCGCGCGGCCAGTCCTTGTCCTTGTTGGCAAAATCCGGCCGCGGCTGGTTGATGAAATAGCCGGCGATGTCCACCGCGTCCTGGTCGGGCATCACCTGCTGTCCCAGTGGCGGTTCACGGGTCACCGCCGGTGGCATGTTGTGTTTGACGAAGCCGGCGGCCTTGTACAGGCGCGCCATGCCGGCGCCGATGTTGAAGCTGTGGTCGCCCCAGAGCGGCGGGAACGCGATATCACCGCTGGCGTCGCGCCGGCCTTCACCGTTGTCGCCGTGGCAGGCAGCGCACTGCACGGCGTACAGCGCCCGGCCGCGGATCGGGTCCGGGGTGAGCGTACTGTCGATGGGGCCCTCGCTGGGAGCGGCAACCTTTGCACCGCCGGGCACCGGACTGCTCAGCCACGCCATGTAGTCGAGCATCGCGCGCATCTGCGGCGAGTCCTTCGGTAGCGGCTTGCCGTTCATCGAACGCTGCAGGCAGCCGTTGATGCGCTCGGTCAGCCCGATCACCTTGCCCGGGCGCGGCATGTAACGCGGATAGGCACCGCCACCCGTGTTGAAGTAGTGGTTTCCGAAGGGCCGCTTGCCCTCGGCCATGTGGCACGAGTTGCAGTTCAGATCGTTGCCGACGTTGTCCGGCAGCAGCCGTGCGGTCTCGTTGAGGATGCGGCGGCCGAGCATCACAGATTCGGCATTGCCCA
The sequence above is a segment of the Stenotrophomonas maltophilia genome. Coding sequences within it:
- a CDS encoding c-type cytochrome is translated as MKRSRARSRLLIGSAITLMLLAGAGTLAYRHLYPDLDAAVASTIDILDAQGKVVGHYHAPSAEEIAGLGNAESVMLGRRILNETARLLPDNVGNDLNCNSCHMAEGKRPFGNHYFNTGGGAYPRYMPRPGKVIGLTERINGCLQRSMNGKPLPKDSPQMRAMLDYMAWLSSPVPGGAKVAAPSEGPIDSTLTPDPIRGRALYAVQCAACHGDNGEGRRDASGDIAFPPLWGDHSFNIGAGMARLYKAAGFVKHNMPPAVTREPPLGQQVMPDQDAVDIAGYFINQPRPDFANKDKDWPRDPKPKDARY